AGAGCTTCGTAAGTGGGCATAAAACCACTCCATACTGCGAGAATACTTTTAAACGGACCAGCTCTCCTTTGAAGACGAAGGTGGCCATCCATACACCATAATAGACCCTGGTTCAAACCCGGGTTCCAGCACCACTTGAATGGTAGCTGAACAACGACGGACCCGGACGTCTGAATCATTCGTCATCTGGCAGCTACTCAGCGAGCAGCGCTCGTGGCCATTGTCCGGGCTCAGCGACTATTCATCTTCTTTATTTGCAACACATTCCCGCGGCCGACAAAATTGCTACAGGCTGCTGGCTTCAAGAAAGTAAACTTTCTGGGCGGGACGCCTTATCATAGAGTTGGACGCCAGCTTCAGGCGGCGCGCTCGAGCGACGCCGCCGCAACCAGGAAGCAGTTCCGTCACCCGGGCCAGCTTCCACAGGATAGGCGGCTAATTGTAGAAGTCCACCAGGACAACGTCTCCAACTTTAAGTCGTAGTAGCAGCTTGGGTGTCGCCTCTTGTGCAGAGCGCAGAAGGGAATTACGACTTAGAACGCGCTTCAAGATGTCCTTGGTAATGCGGACCAGTCATTCCTACCATCCTCCCCACCAAGGCGCTCGCTCGACGTTGAACGTCAATTCGATGCGACGTGAACTGCGACGTGAACGCCCAACTGTATGCGGGATCATTTCCGAGCTGCCGCGCACAGTTATAAAAGGAGATGGCGTTCAGAACTCGGAATACAATACATTAAAAGGTCTAAACATTGTCACCATGTTCAAAAATGCTATCGAACAAACACTTTCACAACGCTAAGTTAGCCTCCAAAaaacgagcacttcccaccagacATCCATGTCCCTGGCGAACAGTCAAAAGTAGCTGCAAAAGGCGGAAAATTGCGTAGAGGGAAGTTGCATTTCTCAGCTCCACCATACCGCTCCTTGCCACACAGCGCGTGGCAATAGCTCATAAAGAATAACTTGGCACCTGACGTGGGTCCCAAATCCTCTGCGTCAATTGCAATATCCAGGTCAGGCTGCCTTGAGAAGGCAGCATACGCAACTTCTAACGCTGGCAGGAAAGGCAGCAACGGCACGTGGTCACCTCGCTGCACGTCTGCCAGCTGGCAGTCTGCTCTCTGCATGTACTCCATGTTACTTTCATTCAGCCACAACGCGCCACTATCATTGGAGTTGAACGTCACTCCCGTCTTATCCAGGAGACGGAGCAACTGGGTGGCGTATACAGAAGTGAGACCTCCGTAGTTTACAGAGCTTGGCGTGTACGGATAGAAGAAGGGAGCTCTGATGACGGCCACAGACATGAGAACGCGATTTACGTGATAAATGTAACCGGTATCTCCTAATGGTGTAGACTTCAGGTTCCCAAAGAATACGTCCGAATAGCGCTCGCTGCCAAGGAGTGACCTCGACTTATTAAAGACAGCAAGATAGTTGTCATGTTTCGACGTTCGCATCTTGCTATGGAGAGCCAGGAGCGCTTCGATGCTTAAAACTGTGACTTCAGGCCACACGTCTCGCTGCACTTCTCGAACCTTTGCTGCAACACGTTCCTTTGTTTTGGCGTCGATCCAGATGGATGCGTTGGCAAGAACAATGAGTTCCTTATCGATACTCTGCAAGATTTCATTCAGCTGCCTTTGCGATGACTCCGGAAATGTGTCCTTGATGTGATTAGCCCCACTGAGTAGTCCCAGAAAAGTATCCACGTAGGCCAGGCAGGCTGCAGGTCTGTGTCTTTGCAATAGTCTGGAATCGCTCTCCATATTCGAGTTTTCCTTTGTTGTCGCCTGTGAATCATTGGAGCGCAGGTCAGTTAAGAGCCACAGGTACTCTTCCACAAATACCCAGCAAACACTGGCCACGACATCCTCCCGTTTGTACTTGGTCAGAACGCCATCAAGGCCCTTCACCACGCCGACGTTCTCTAGTACAATTAGACTGCTCTCGTTGAAcgtttgctcgctgctgctgtggGCATTCAGAAATGTCACCCACTCTTGAACCGATGTCGTGGCCATGGTTAGGTTGGCCACTCTGAGTAATGTCTGCTCTTCTCGCTCGAATGTCACGGCGCTAAAGAGATCTTCTTGCACGGCACGCAACAGCTGCATATCGGCACTGGCGAATGCGTTGATGTGTTTCTGGACGTGTCTCCAAGCGTAGCGGCTAGCAGCATTACGTACTTCCGGTACCACATGCTTCCGGTGTCTCGTGAGTAAAAGGAAAGGATTACGGCTGTCAGAGATGACTCGCAAGTCGAAGACTAGGCCTAGGTTCCACCGAAGGCAGAGCCGGACGAGAAGGTCCATCGGGTGGCCTGAAAATTTGTCTTCTGTGGACATGGGAAGGCCCAGAAGCTTGGCAATGTCAATGAATGCATCTGCACTGACGCCCAACTGATTAGCGACGCATGTCGAAACAAGGTTACGAACGACTCTGTTGCTGGCCAGAGGTCGCGCCAGGCTGCTGATCACGTCCACCGCTAGCGCCATGGCAGCATCTTCTGCCTGATTCCGAGCTCCCTCATGGAATGCCTGCCATCGGCCACAGACGTAGGCATAGAAGTCTACGCAGGGGTCCGCTGTTTTGTTGTAAGCGGATGCGAGGCGATACGCGTGGTACAGGCAGCCCTGGGATCTGCACGTTGTCGGTGGCTGGGTTCTGCCGGCTGCCAGGAAATTGGCGCTTAATGCGCTCACCAGCATAACGCCAACCGAGACTGCGCAGAGGATCCGTGGTACGACAGAGCCTCTGGCCGGGACACCACCACACGACGCACACGACGGCTTTGTCACGTGTTCTTGCTTGAGCACGGGCGACGTTATTGTCACGACGGCAGCGGCCATAGCCAATGCGTCTTGGAGTGTAACCAAGTGCGAAGAATCTGCAGCGTCCTTAGACTTGTGGTGTCGGTGCGTAGACGGCTTCCTCGATGGCTGCGGTCTCCTTTCTTCAAGCGGTTGGGCCGTTGCTTCCCAAGCAGGCACAAACACACTGATGGACGATTTGTGGTGGGTTCCAGTGGTTGACACCGGCGCagggcactgctgctgcagctcGGTCGCGTCCTTGGGCACCGGCTGCGAGCGACTCCGACTACGACCACGACTGCTGCGTTGTCTGCTAACTGGGGACTCGCCGCACTGCCTCGCCGCAGCCTCGTCAATGATCGGCTCTGTCTCTTTCCTGTTGCGACGACCGCGTCTCTTATGACCCCGTTTCTTAGTCTTACCGACACGCACTTCGGAtgacatcttcttcttctttatttgcaACAATGCCTGCAGCGTTGTTTACTTAACTAGTAGCGTGCCAATTCCGTCTCATGACAGTAGTAAAAAAGAGCGGGCGCGAAAATCCCCAGGGCCGTATCTCAGCGCGTAACATACTGggttttttacagcgtagctgtATATGCCTACGCTGAAACACCCGCAGTCTGATCACAGAAACCCtacggcggaaataaacctatcgataactcacgtctcgttcacttggtatctaccaaaattggttggaagggtacgaatgtatgcctaacatgactgatagctcatgacatcaataacatcacatgctcgtcagttacgccacgtataatgataataaaatcacgtgtggcgcatacccgcattggatattcgggtgtgagccagggacaagaaagaaagaaagaaagaaagaaagaaagaaagaaagaaagaaagaaaggaagaaagaaggaaagaaagaaagaaatcacgtgtggctcatgccaggggccgcacatttcagcttcgctggtttaccatctctACGGCgtgcatagaaaaaaactctcactggccgtatgctgtatgtgcgagtgaaagcgcgcgagggccagggacgcactttcacggggagcgaacgcacggcggagagcaagcacgacttatgtgcgagtgaaatcgcgtgagggcgagagacgcgcgctttcacggggagcgaacgcgcggcggagagcaaacgcgacttcccagtggaaggggagcggtgggcgaggagggcatcgaggcaccctagactgtgtgtgtgcgtgcccgctctcccactgtggCGCATGCGCCCAGCCCTGCCGGCTTCTGCCGCCtgtaggccgtttcacatggcgcgattttcacacagcgacacagcgaattccgtcgctcagcgaccgctgcgacgtcgcgggctctccgcgacgggattccaacatgttggaatttccgtcgctgagtcgcagcgatcggcgcgatgtgggcggagcaacgtgatgtaacagcaagcgccgtcgaaataggcgctttcctgttttaccgcgtgttggaatctcagcggagcaatgtcgcgcaccagtttcaatgttttaacagagcgtacgtacccaccagcgcctgtggctcaggagcttcgtcaacgatttttgttttctccagctcgcacaattcatttaaaaggagaagctgcatgctatccagtcgggagctgacgccgccttcaacatacggcacgtaccctcatgatcgtcgccgttgtcaacgtcttcattgctacaaattgtgccaggcacttgcacacttaatagtagcttcttttggagaagcaaatactcctccaggagaagagttgtggcttccatcgtaccgcaacaacacaactagagtgtacaaatcaagaccaccccaccacgccgcacgcttatgcggtttgtgcagcattttcactcgccgcagctgcggactaagcgatcgcaaagtctcaacgcgtttaagggctgaaaaattgtgtactattctattttcaaaaaaatattatgaaattgtaatatttgactagtttccatgttgtttttatttaacgatgcaggcatggatactttgtgagcaggcAGCAAcattgggcgtcgctgcgacggaaatcgcgcggtcaaagacgcatgtgacagctgccagcgaaaatcgctctgcgacgtgcgcgacagaacgatttttttcgccccaatcgcgccatgtgaaacggccttgtgccgccgactctctctgggctctcgcccgcctctcccctaacagtgtagATGACGGCATTTAGCCGCTCCGTCACgtagtcagcgttttgacagcggttgtgtgcggtcacacaaacaacgcgcacaactgttgtcgacgacggcggcgttttgcccgcgttcgcaccgaacgcgcgcggcgttggtgatgtgtttatgaagaacgtgccaacctttgccgtacaccctatggcgatgTACCGCAGCGATCATAAGggcatggtccctgtggtcactaaacaaatgcaaaccaccggatcatatatatttctcattctttaatacttcaaataaccaattacaccatcacatcttaagagtcataattggaaataaataattcccaccatagtacagcttcgttggtcttccatctgcaccccagtggaagggctgacagttttttcctAAGGAGTTGTTATGTGAGGCAGACATACACTGCCGCTGATAACCTGAGCTTCaaaagactaattaacaaaaatttattagTAATCTTTTTATTAGTGCCTTTATTAGTGCCTTATTAGTGCCGTGTTTAAATGAAAAATTTGAAGGCAGTCACATATTAACGCCCCCAATTTTTTTAAAGTCCAGGAAATAGTACCCTATTTGagatcctcatcatcagcctatttttatgtatactgcaggacgaaggcctctcccagtggtgtccaattacctctgtcttgagTTAGTTGATTCatacttgcgcatgcaaattttctaattCCATCACCCCTCATAGTTTGCGGCCGtaacgactgcgcttcccttttcatGGCACCCATTTTGTGCTCACGTCACGCTCCACTACTCCGATATTGCCTGGATTCACAGCTTAAATTTTATTATGAACATCTAGAATTTGGTGCAATTTTCAGGATTTAAAAATGAGGGTGCATTAAAATATGACCGCCTTCAAGTTTGCGATTTAAACAACTGCCCCTAAGGCACTAATAACAAGATAATTAATAATTTTTGTTAGCATTCTGAGACACGCATTATTAGCGGCAAAGAACGTCTAGCTGCATTGCCTAGGAATTCCTCCACAAGaacgccacgttcgctgcgctTATATCTTCCTTATAAAAAAACAAAATCGGTGTGGtttaaaaaaacaccctgtataagtaaCATGTTGGTAGCAGGTGAGAAGCATCAACACAAGggaacatttgtttttttttttcataaatttcACGTGACGCAAACAAAAATACATTCTACTTTCAGTGAAGATACTTAAGACCCCAAATAACTATGGTGAGCTTAAAATATAATGAAGCCGAGAGGGGGAAAATCACTATAAAGAAGCTCTGACACCAACTTTTCCACGCACCTAAGGTAATTCATTCACGCAAGCGCATTGACCGCCACGTTGAATGAGCGCGACACTTTATTACGTAGTAGTCGGGTGTACACGCCGAAGCAGTTTGTTCGCGTCACTTATTTTTTAGCAACATTTGTGCAACAAAATTCCCCGTTATGTACAAGGTCGCAACAGCGGAACATTTGTCAACGTTCGCTGTGTCGCAAGGCTGGCCCTGAGGGCCTACTATGCCGAGCattccctaaaaaaaaaaaaaggagtgggcGTGTGTTTTCAAGCCTCACAAAACGAAGCCGTCAGTTTGAAAGGCTTCCGCGGGCGCCTTGAGCTGACGTATCTGTGAAAGCGACGGGGTACAGTGATGAACGGCTCTGCACGTCGCACATGTCAAGCTCGTGGTTTTACCTTCTTCAGGTTTACCTCGAAAACCGTCGTTATGTGTATGGAGAAAGAAGCTCACGCCTGTATAAGTTTACtgtattttttttaaacattggTGTTTTCAGAACCAAATGTTTTAAGTATGACTGTTTATAATACAGAGTCATTTGAATTTATTCTTGGGCCCGCTGTGGGCGGTGTAGGAGGGGGAATATGGTATAGTTAGTCGCTGAAAATCTGGAACCATTATCTAAACTTAATCTAAACTATGATATCTCTACCACTATTTAGAAGGACATTTGGCACAGTGTGTCACGGTTTTTAGAATTACCACGCTTGCCACGATAGCACGCTtgctcactccagtgttttgacagcgagtttccgcgttcatcgagggagatgtcttcatgtttgcttgtgcacgcgtgacagcatgcttgttaatttcgttaGTGACCGAATattcacaagtttatacggacgataaaactactattcatacttcgtatagttgtgtactaatttgctatcgcaatcgatgcttcgcctttcgggtgaaactgcgactttttaagcATGTGAAGTCGATAATTCGGCTTTACCGTTGGCTAAACCCACAACGTGCCTACGAACCTACAGAGGTGAAAATTTCaaatttgttatttttttctttgtttatcgTTTTTTGTTTGCTGAAAAAGACGCACACTACCGCTTTTCTACAGCTACATTTGTTATTTATCAAAATATTTAGTGTTATGGAAATTAACACATTCGATGTCACGCGCCGCTTAAAGCACGGCACATATATGCGAGGATGTAGAAAGCAGGCGAATTGAATGGCATTGTACGGTGTGCACGATGGTAACTTGAAGCATGTGCCTACCACCATTCACATGCTTGTTGGGTGGAAGCGGAGTTCGGTTTGCGTGAAGAAATTTTGTATAAATCTGTGTAAGTAATATACATACGAGGACACGCTGTGGAACTTGTCTGCTGTAAAACAGAACTAAGGTTGCTGGCGGGACTTGGATTGAACTCATGCCACAGTGCACGGGCAATGAGCGGAGTAAGACCGACGCTTTCTTTCCTGAACTATCATCGGAGTGAATACTATAGGACAGTGGACGGCCAGTAAACGTACGTCCACTGAACCCAACTGATCAACAAACAAATGAAATACAACACATGTGGTCCGCTTCCCATACGTCAAACGTCGGGCACAAAAGTATGGGGGTAGGGAAGGGGGTGAAACCACGAAAAGACTTGTCCGAGTCAGCACGACGCGCTAAACCCTGGCGTACCGCCAAAGAATGTAAATAAAGATAGTAGTAATAGTAATTTATTTaagtaaatacataaataaataggAAAGGAAGAAAATTACTGCTGATCGCACAATAACTGTCTGGCGCAGTCTTATGCCACCTGAACGACGGTCAGGATTGCGTGATGGGagtaaagaaataaaagaacagGGAGAGAGTGTAGCAGAGGGTATGAGGTAAAGAAGAAAAGTATTTACATACATACAACAGAGCGACTAGGTAAACGCTTATCTATAGTTTGTATGCGGAGCTCCATCTTCAAGAGACTTTATAACCAGGCCCCGCACACTGGCACAGTTATTTGTAGGGGGTGCCACCCAAATAAGACCAAAATATAGTGGTCTTTCGTGCCCctaggtagagcactgcacgggctcgggcttacccgaaagcccaggaccggcccggccgggccgggccgggtagagcagttttttcacgggctcgggccgggctcgggttttttgacgctggcccgggccgggctcgggctttctggtggtgc
This Dermacentor silvarum isolate Dsil-2018 chromosome 6, BIME_Dsil_1.4, whole genome shotgun sequence DNA region includes the following protein-coding sequences:
- the LOC119456916 gene encoding neprilysin, which codes for MSSEVRVGKTKKRGHKRRGRRNRKETEPIIDEAAARQCGESPVSRQRSSRGRSRSRSQPVPKDATELQQQCPAPVSTTGTHHKSSISVFVPAWEATAQPLEERRPQPSRKPSTHRHHKSKDAADSSHLVTLQDALAMAAAVVTITSPVLKQEHVTKPSCASCGGVPARGSVVPRILCAVSVGVMLVSALSANFLAAGRTQPPTTCRSQGCLYHAYRLASAYNKTADPCVDFYAYVCGRWQAFHEGARNQAEDAAMALAVDVISSLARPLASNRVVRNLVSTCVANQLGVSADAFIDIAKLLGLPMSTEDKFSGHPMDLLVRLCLRWNLGLVFDLRVISDSRNPFLLLTRHRKHVVPEVRNAASRYAWRHVQKHINAFASADMQLLRAVQEDLFSAVTFEREEQTLLRVANLTMATTSVQEWVTFLNAHSSSEQTFNESSLIVLENVGVVKGLDGVLTKYKREDVVASVCWVFVEEYLWLLTDLRSNDSQATTKENSNMESDSRLLQRHRPAACLAYVDTFLGLLSGANHIKDTFPESSQRQLNEILQSIDKELIVLANASIWIDAKTKERVAAKVREVQRDVWPEVTVLSIEALLALHSKMRTSKHDNYLAVFNKSRSLLGSERYSDVFFGNLKSTPLGDTGYIYHVNRVLMSVAVIRAPFFYPYTPSSVNYGGLTSVYATQLLRLLDKTGVTFNSNDSGALWLNESNMEYMQRADCQLADVQRGDHVPLLPFLPALEVAYAAFSRQPDLDIAIDAEDLGPTSGAKLFFMSYCHALCGKERYGGAEKCNFPLRNFPPFAATFDCSPGTWMSGGKCSFFGG